From a single Apium graveolens cultivar Ventura chromosome 2, ASM990537v1, whole genome shotgun sequence genomic region:
- the LOC141708909 gene encoding EIN3-binding F-box protein 2-like isoform X1, giving the protein MPTVINYRGDNEFYSAGSACSADSALFYSSGSNVDVYGPSRKRARISSSFDFDGLMFAERKSSIEILPDECLFEIFRHLPGGQERSAAACVSKHWLMLLSSIRNSEIYHCKSTQTEQEVCASTQDIEMISAIETKEDVCDGYLTRCLEGKKATDLRLAAIAVGTATRGGLGKLSIRGSNSSRGVTDIGLAAIAHGCPSLRVLSLWNVPFTGDEGLLKIAKECHLLEKLDLCECPSVSDKGLIAVAENCPNLTAITIESCPKIGNESLKAIGRCCPNLQSITVKNCPLIGDQGVANLLSSASAVLSKVKFQALSITDFSLAVIGHYGKAITNLVLGGLQGVSQKGFWALGSAGGLQCLESLLIASCRGTTDVSLEAIGKGCPNLKQMSLKKCCFVSDSGLVAFVKASGSLKGLHLEECNRITQFGILGAISNCVSKLKSLALVKCMGIKDLVLETPVLSRCESLHSLTIQNCLGFGSASLAVVGKLCPHLHHLDLSGLCTITDDGLLSLLESCEDGLVKVNLSNCLNLTDKVVASLARLHGETLEVLNLTGCRKLTDASLSSIGDNCSLLNDLDISKCSISDAGVAALSGGVQHNLQILSLSGCSNLSNKSMLSLEKLGKTLVGLNIQQCNLISSSAIEQLLENLWRCDILYGANAPVLI; this is encoded by the exons ATGCCTACTGTCATCAACTACAGAG GGGATAATGAATTTTATTCTGCCGGATCAGCTTGTTCTGCTGATTCAGCTCTTTTCTACTCTAGTGGTTCCAATGTGGATGTTTATGGACCATCCCGGAAGAGGGCACGTATTAGCAGCTCTTTTGATTTTGATGGCCTTATGTTTGCGGAGAGGAAATCGTCTATCGAAATTCTTCCTGATGAATGCCTGTTTGAGATCTTCAGGCACCTACCAGGAGGCCAGGAGAGGAGTGCTGCCGCTTGTGTCTCAAAGCATTGGCTCATGCTCCTGAGCAGCATTAGaaattctgaaatttaccatTGCAAGAGTACTCAAACGGAGCAAGAAGTATGCGCGTCTACTCAAGATATTGAAATGATTTCTGCTATTGAAACTAAAGAAGATGTTTGTGATGGTTATCTTACTAGATGCTTAGAGGGAAAGAAGGCGACGGATCTTAGACTTGCTGCTATTGCAGTGGGAACAGCCACTCGTGGGGGACTTGGCAAGCTTTCAATCCGAGGAAGCAACTCTAGTCGAGGAGTTACTGACATAGGGCTCGCAGCAATTGCCCACGGGTGCCCTTCTCTTAGGGTTCTTTCATTGTGGAATGTCCCTTTTACAGGGGATGAGGGTTTACTTAAGATAGCCAAGGAATGCCACCTATTAGAGAAGCTTGATCTTTGCGAATGTCCTTCAGTTTCCGACAAGGGTTTGATTGCAGTTGCTGAGAATTGTCCCAATTTGACTGCAATTACTATTGAATCTTGTCCAAAAATAGGGAATGAGAGTCTCAAGGCTATTGGAAGGTGCTGTCCTAATCTGCAGTCAATCACAGTAAAAAATTGCCCTCTTATTGGGGATCAGGGAGTTGCTAATCTGTTGTCCTCAGCCTCAGCTGTTTTGTCAAAGGTCAAGTTTCAGGCTTTAAGTATCACAGATTTCTCTCTTGCTGTAATCGGTCACTATGGAAAGGCCATCACCAATCTTGTTCTTGGTGGACTTCAGGGTGTGAGTCAGAAGGGTTTTTGGGCATTGGGTAGCGCTGGAGGCCTGCAGTGTCTTGAATCCTTGCTGATTGCTTCATGTCGAGGAACAACAGATGTGAGTCTTGAAGCCATTGGAAAAGGTTGTCCAAATTTGAAACAGATGTCCCTTAAGAAGTGTTGCTTTGTATCGGACAGTGGATTGGTAGCGTTTGTGAAAGCGTCAGGATCTCTTAAGGGTTTGCATTTGGAAGAGTGCAACAGAATCACACAGTTTGGCATATTAGGTGCAATTTCAAACTGTGTATCAAAGTTAAAATCTCTAGCTTTAGTGAAGTGCATGGGGATCAAAGATTTAGTACTAGAAACTCCCGTTCTCTCTCGTTGTGAATCTCTTCATTCCTTGACCATCCAAAATTGCTTGGGTTTTGGTAGTGCTAGTTTAGCTGTTGTAGGGAAATTGTGTCCTCACCTACATCACTTAGACTTGAGCGGGCTCTGCACAATTACAGATGATGGGCTTCTATCATTGCTAGAGAGCTGTGAGGACGGACTTGTGAAGGTAAATCTGAGTAACTGTCTCAATTTGACAGACAAAGTGGTCGCCTCTTTGGCTAGGTTGCATGGTGAAACCCTCGAAGTGCTGAATCTTACAGGGTGCAGAAAGCTTACTGATGCAAGCTTGTCATCCATTGGAGATAACTGCTCATTGCTCAACGATCTTGACATATCAAAGTGTTCAATCAGTGATGCTGGAGTAGCTGCTTTATCCGGTGGAGTGCAACATAATCTGCAGATCCTTTCCTTATCTGGTTGTTCGAATCTATCAAACAAGAGTATGCTTTCCCTTGAAAAACTAGGCAAGACCCTTGTAGGGTTGAATATACAGCAATGCAACTTAATCAGCAGCAGCGCAATTGAGCAGCTTTTGGAAAATTTGTGGAGGTGTGATATCCTCTACGGGGCTAATGCCCCCGTGCTCATTTGA
- the LOC141708909 gene encoding EIN3-binding F-box protein 2-like isoform X2, with the protein MPTVINYRACSADSALFYSSGSNVDVYGPSRKRARISSSFDFDGLMFAERKSSIEILPDECLFEIFRHLPGGQERSAAACVSKHWLMLLSSIRNSEIYHCKSTQTEQEVCASTQDIEMISAIETKEDVCDGYLTRCLEGKKATDLRLAAIAVGTATRGGLGKLSIRGSNSSRGVTDIGLAAIAHGCPSLRVLSLWNVPFTGDEGLLKIAKECHLLEKLDLCECPSVSDKGLIAVAENCPNLTAITIESCPKIGNESLKAIGRCCPNLQSITVKNCPLIGDQGVANLLSSASAVLSKVKFQALSITDFSLAVIGHYGKAITNLVLGGLQGVSQKGFWALGSAGGLQCLESLLIASCRGTTDVSLEAIGKGCPNLKQMSLKKCCFVSDSGLVAFVKASGSLKGLHLEECNRITQFGILGAISNCVSKLKSLALVKCMGIKDLVLETPVLSRCESLHSLTIQNCLGFGSASLAVVGKLCPHLHHLDLSGLCTITDDGLLSLLESCEDGLVKVNLSNCLNLTDKVVASLARLHGETLEVLNLTGCRKLTDASLSSIGDNCSLLNDLDISKCSISDAGVAALSGGVQHNLQILSLSGCSNLSNKSMLSLEKLGKTLVGLNIQQCNLISSSAIEQLLENLWRCDILYGANAPVLI; encoded by the exons ATGCCTACTGTCATCAACTACAGAG CTTGTTCTGCTGATTCAGCTCTTTTCTACTCTAGTGGTTCCAATGTGGATGTTTATGGACCATCCCGGAAGAGGGCACGTATTAGCAGCTCTTTTGATTTTGATGGCCTTATGTTTGCGGAGAGGAAATCGTCTATCGAAATTCTTCCTGATGAATGCCTGTTTGAGATCTTCAGGCACCTACCAGGAGGCCAGGAGAGGAGTGCTGCCGCTTGTGTCTCAAAGCATTGGCTCATGCTCCTGAGCAGCATTAGaaattctgaaatttaccatTGCAAGAGTACTCAAACGGAGCAAGAAGTATGCGCGTCTACTCAAGATATTGAAATGATTTCTGCTATTGAAACTAAAGAAGATGTTTGTGATGGTTATCTTACTAGATGCTTAGAGGGAAAGAAGGCGACGGATCTTAGACTTGCTGCTATTGCAGTGGGAACAGCCACTCGTGGGGGACTTGGCAAGCTTTCAATCCGAGGAAGCAACTCTAGTCGAGGAGTTACTGACATAGGGCTCGCAGCAATTGCCCACGGGTGCCCTTCTCTTAGGGTTCTTTCATTGTGGAATGTCCCTTTTACAGGGGATGAGGGTTTACTTAAGATAGCCAAGGAATGCCACCTATTAGAGAAGCTTGATCTTTGCGAATGTCCTTCAGTTTCCGACAAGGGTTTGATTGCAGTTGCTGAGAATTGTCCCAATTTGACTGCAATTACTATTGAATCTTGTCCAAAAATAGGGAATGAGAGTCTCAAGGCTATTGGAAGGTGCTGTCCTAATCTGCAGTCAATCACAGTAAAAAATTGCCCTCTTATTGGGGATCAGGGAGTTGCTAATCTGTTGTCCTCAGCCTCAGCTGTTTTGTCAAAGGTCAAGTTTCAGGCTTTAAGTATCACAGATTTCTCTCTTGCTGTAATCGGTCACTATGGAAAGGCCATCACCAATCTTGTTCTTGGTGGACTTCAGGGTGTGAGTCAGAAGGGTTTTTGGGCATTGGGTAGCGCTGGAGGCCTGCAGTGTCTTGAATCCTTGCTGATTGCTTCATGTCGAGGAACAACAGATGTGAGTCTTGAAGCCATTGGAAAAGGTTGTCCAAATTTGAAACAGATGTCCCTTAAGAAGTGTTGCTTTGTATCGGACAGTGGATTGGTAGCGTTTGTGAAAGCGTCAGGATCTCTTAAGGGTTTGCATTTGGAAGAGTGCAACAGAATCACACAGTTTGGCATATTAGGTGCAATTTCAAACTGTGTATCAAAGTTAAAATCTCTAGCTTTAGTGAAGTGCATGGGGATCAAAGATTTAGTACTAGAAACTCCCGTTCTCTCTCGTTGTGAATCTCTTCATTCCTTGACCATCCAAAATTGCTTGGGTTTTGGTAGTGCTAGTTTAGCTGTTGTAGGGAAATTGTGTCCTCACCTACATCACTTAGACTTGAGCGGGCTCTGCACAATTACAGATGATGGGCTTCTATCATTGCTAGAGAGCTGTGAGGACGGACTTGTGAAGGTAAATCTGAGTAACTGTCTCAATTTGACAGACAAAGTGGTCGCCTCTTTGGCTAGGTTGCATGGTGAAACCCTCGAAGTGCTGAATCTTACAGGGTGCAGAAAGCTTACTGATGCAAGCTTGTCATCCATTGGAGATAACTGCTCATTGCTCAACGATCTTGACATATCAAAGTGTTCAATCAGTGATGCTGGAGTAGCTGCTTTATCCGGTGGAGTGCAACATAATCTGCAGATCCTTTCCTTATCTGGTTGTTCGAATCTATCAAACAAGAGTATGCTTTCCCTTGAAAAACTAGGCAAGACCCTTGTAGGGTTGAATATACAGCAATGCAACTTAATCAGCAGCAGCGCAATTGAGCAGCTTTTGGAAAATTTGTGGAGGTGTGATATCCTCTACGGGGCTAATGCCCCCGTGCTCATTTGA
- the LOC141708916 gene encoding equilibrative nucleotide transporter 8: protein MEQGKNTRVHTESRDVYKIAYIIHFLLGAGNLIPWNALITAIDYFGSIYPTRHVEKVFSVAYMTSSVLVLVVMISWGSNLSRKLTFRLRMNVGFSMFILSIMVTPTIDWAWFGKESGVRSTTDFNLVVAAVIFCGLADGLIGGSLIGSSGNLPKQYMQAVFAGTASSGVLVSILRILTKASVPHTPQGLRTSAHFYFIFSTVILLTCLVCCNLLHKLPIMQQHYKFLRENLPSSSPKFWDVVRIIRWPAFGIFMIYTVTLSIFPGFLAENVQSDILGDWYPLLLITAYNISDLVGKSFTAIYVLKSIRKATWASISRLLFYPLFTVCLHGSKWMKTEVPVVFLTFMLGLTNGYLTSVIMIQAPKSVSPSEAEVAAVVMALFLGLGLVAGSVLGWLWII from the exons ATGGAGCAAGGGAAGAACACCAGAGTTCATACTGAATCAAGAGATGTCTACAAAATTGCGTACATAATCCATTTTTTACTTGGTGCAGGAAATTTAATTCCATGGAATGCTTTAATTACTGCAATCGATTATTTTGGCTCTATTTATCCCACAAGACACGTCGAGAAGGTTTTCTCAGTAGCTTATATGACTTCATCTGTACTGGTCTTAGTGGTGATGATTAGTTGGGGAAGTAATCTGAGCAGAAAACTGACTTTCAGATTGCGGATGAATGTGGGATTTTCCATGTTTATTCTGTCTATAATGGTAACTCCAACTATAGACTGGGCTTGGTTTGGCAAGGAATCAGGAGTGAGATCAACTACTGATTTCAATTTAGTGGTCGCAGCAGTCATATTCTGCGGTTTGGCTGATGGCTTAATAGGAGGAAGTCTGATAGGATCCTCAGGAAATCTACCAAAACAATACATGCAGGCAGTTTTTGCAGGAACAGCTTCTTCAG GTGTCCTGGTATCAATCTTGAGGATTTTAACTAAGGCATCAGTACCACATACTCCGCAAGGTCTTAGGACAAGCGCGCACTTCTACTTCATATTTAGCACGGTCATATTGTTGACTTGCCTTGTATGTTGCAACCTGCTGCACAAATTGCCAATCATGCAACAACATTACAAATTTCTACGCGAGAATCTGCCATCCTCAAGCCCAAAATTCTGGGATGTAGTGAGAATAATAAGGTGGCCAGCTTTTGGAATTTTCATGATTTACACGGTTACCTTGTCGATTTTCCCAGGATTTTTAGCAGAAAATGTTCAATCAGACATTCTTGGAGATTGGTATCCGCTTCTGCTAATTACTGCATACAACATTTCAGATTTAGTGGGGAAATCTTTTACTGCCATTTATGTTCTCAAAAGTATCAGGAAAGCAACATGGGCTTCAATCAGTAGGCTGTTATTTTATCCCCTCTTTACTGTGTGCCTGCATGGATCTAAGTGGATGAAAACTGAGGTGCCAGTAGTATTTCTGACGTTTATGCTCGGACTGACAAATGGTTATCTGACAAGTGTTATTATGATACAGGCTCCTAAATCGGTGTCGCCTTCAGAAGCTGAAGTAGCTGCAGTTGTCATGGCTTTGTTCCTGGGATTGGGGTTAGTTGCTGGTTCTGTTCTTGGATGGTTATGGATCATTTGA
- the LOC141708913 gene encoding CBL-interacting serine/threonine-protein kinase 24-like, with amino-acid sequence MNKGTRKVGKYEVGRTIGEGTFAKVKFAKNVETGESVAVKVMTKSTILKHKMVNQIKREISIMKIVRHPNIVRLKEVLASQTKIYIILEFVTGGELFDKIVNQKRLSEKESRQYFQQLIDAVAHCHSKGVYHRDLKPENLLLGSDGNLKVSDFGLSALQQQGVELLHTTCGTPNYIAPEVLSNQGYDGAAADIWSCGVILYVLMAGYLPFNEIDLPTLYKKVSSADFSCPYWFSAGAKSLINKILDPNPETRIRIDGIKNHPWFQTNYVSVNLAEDEEVSLDDVCAVFDDIEDKYVTELSGNAQSGPLVMNAFEMITLSQGLNLSALFDRRQDHVKRQTRFVSRQPAGVIISTIESVAESMTLKVHTRNYKTRLEGRSPNLNGQFAAVLEVYEVAPSLFMVDVRKATGDTLEYHKFYKSFCAKLDHIIWKPK; translated from the exons ATGAATAAGGGAACGAGGAAAGTAGGGAAGTATGAAGTCGGTAGAACGATTGGAGAAGGAACTTTTGCGAAAGTTAAGTTTGCTAAAAATGTCGAGACTGGTGAGAGTGTTGCTGTTAAAGTTATGACTAAGAGCACGATACTTAAGCACAAGATGGTTAATCAG ATCAAGAGAGAGATATCTATAATGAAAATCGTAAGGCATCCTAACATAGTCAGGCTAAAGGAG GTTTTGGCCAGTCAGACAAAAATCTATATTATACTGGAGTTTGTGACTGGAGGAGAGCTTTTTGATAAAATT GTTAATCAAAAAAGGCTTTCTGAAAAGGAATCTAGGCAATACTTTCAACAGCTTATAGATGCTGTAGCACATTGCCATAGTAAGGGTGTGTACCATAGAGATTTGAAG CCTGAAAATCTTCTTCTTGGTTCCGATGGAAACTTGAAGGTCTCTGATTTTGGACTAAGTGCTTTGCAACAACAA GGTGTTGAACTTCTGCATACAACTTGTGGAACTCCAAATTACATTGCACCCGAG GTGCTTAGCAACCAAGGTTATGATGGAGCTGCTGCTGATATCTGGTCTTGTGGAGTTATACTGTATGTTTTAATGGCAGGATATCTCCCTTTTAATGAGATAGACCTCCCAACCTTGTATAAAAAG GTCAGTTCTGCAGATTTTTCTTGTCCATATTGGTTCTCTGCCGGTGCGAAGTCGCTGATAAACAAAATACTTGATCCTAATCCTGAAACT CGTATTCGAATTGATGGAATAAAAAATCATCCATGGTTCCAGACGAACTATGTGTCTGTAAATCTTGCAGAAGATGAAGAAGTCAGTTTGGATGATGTTTGTGCAGTTTTTGATGACATTGAG GATAAATATGTAACTGAGCTATCCGGAAATGCTCAGAGTGGCCCTTTAGTTATGAATGCCTTTGAGATGATTACTCTGTCTCAAGGGTTGAACCTATCAGCCCTATTCGATAGGCGACAG GATCATGTCAAGCGTCAAACCCGTTTTGTTTCCCGTCAACCAGCTGGAGTCATAATTTCAACGATTGAATCGGTAGCAGAATCGATGACCCTTAAGGTCCATACGCGTAACTACAAG ACGAGGCTTGAAGGAAGATCTCCCAATTTGAATGGACAATTCGCTGCTGTACTGGAG GTTTATGAAGTGGCACCATCTCTTTTCATGGTTGATGTTCGAAAGGCTACTGGAGATACACTTGAGTATCACAAG TTCTACAAGAGCTTCTGCGCTAAACTTGATCATATCATTTGGAAGCCAAAATAA